The Streptomyces sp. HUAS CB01 genome has a segment encoding these proteins:
- a CDS encoding ABC transporter permease, giving the protein MASTDTGTDATREGSSAAGESQDTQDLAGLEAGLDALDSVQTDRTPLRETLIRKVLPPITAVALVLAVWQLLVWAEVAPDYKLPSPSAVWDEVTDAWRQGTLLDYIWTSVSRGLLGFLMALAIGTPLGLLVARVKFVRAAVGPVLSGLQSLPSVAWVPPAVLWLGLNNSMMYAVILLGAVPSIANGLVAGIDQIPPLFLRAGRTLGATGLRGGWHIVMPGALPGYLAGLKQGWAFSWRSLMAAEIIASSPDLGVGLGQLLENGRNNASMSQVFLAIFLILLVGIAIDLLIFSPLERRVLRGRGL; this is encoded by the coding sequence ATGGCCAGCACTGACACCGGCACCGACGCCACGAGGGAGGGCTCATCGGCAGCCGGGGAGTCCCAGGACACGCAGGATCTGGCGGGGCTGGAGGCCGGGCTCGACGCGCTGGACTCGGTACAGACCGACCGTACACCGCTGCGCGAGACGCTGATACGCAAAGTACTCCCGCCCATCACCGCCGTCGCACTGGTGCTGGCGGTCTGGCAGCTGCTGGTGTGGGCCGAGGTCGCCCCCGACTACAAGCTGCCGTCGCCGTCCGCGGTGTGGGACGAGGTGACCGACGCCTGGCGGCAGGGCACGCTCCTCGACTACATCTGGACATCCGTCTCGCGCGGCCTGCTCGGCTTCCTGATGGCACTCGCCATCGGTACGCCGCTCGGCCTGCTGGTCGCCCGGGTGAAATTCGTCAGGGCGGCCGTCGGCCCCGTCCTGTCCGGTCTGCAGTCGCTGCCATCCGTGGCCTGGGTGCCGCCCGCCGTGCTCTGGCTGGGACTGAACAACTCGATGATGTACGCCGTGATCCTGCTCGGCGCGGTCCCCTCCATCGCCAACGGCCTTGTCGCGGGCATCGACCAGATCCCCCCGCTGTTCCTGCGCGCCGGACGCACCCTGGGCGCGACCGGCCTGCGCGGCGGCTGGCACATCGTGATGCCGGGCGCGCTCCCCGGCTACCTCGCCGGACTGAAGCAGGGATGGGCATTCTCCTGGCGATCGCTGATGGCCGCCGAGATCATCGCCTCCTCGCCCGATCTGGGCGTCGGCCTCGGCCAGTTGCTGGAGAACGGGCGCAACAACGCCAGCATGTCGCAGGTGTTCCTGGCAATCTTCCTGATCCTGCTCGTCGGCATCGCCATCGACCTGCTGATCTTCAGCCCGCTGGAGCGGCGGGTGCTGCGCGGCCGGGGCCTGTGA
- a CDS encoding transposase, producing the protein MAAPRKCPDGLRERAIREVRATGRPVTHVADLGIRPEGLRGWVRQAEADGGERDEADYRRTR; encoded by the coding sequence ATGGCAGCACCGCGTAAGTGCCCCGACGGGCTCCGCGAGCGCGCAATCCGTGAGGTCCGGGCCACCGGCCGGCCCGTCACGCATGTCGCGGATCTCGGCATCCGTCCCGAAGGCCTGCGCGGCTGGGTCCGCCAGGCCGAGGCCGACGGCGGCGAGCGGGACGAGGCTGACTACCGCCGAACGCGATGA
- a CDS encoding ALF repeat-containing protein, with translation MRGRFRPRAEGLRVGVATHVRKAVSAAIAVAVLGTVTGEAAAATSVRTEQASLTRTLQSLDRLAAAVTPQSDPAPAPAATSELDRISDERDRQLVEDFAEFDEEEEVREAARKALESTDPDAIRTFLERGEAEARQRAKDKRADVDTGNRRQIEGLRGTGGPFFNAEVERVLKGTAQDRADFLAFGADIARQRDKATEQNEKERAAENRKRVEMLVAVGGPEVKRAAQAALDTGDDKAIAEFLDKGYLVAAQKDADDRAAHEKAQKEALEAAERLRKLAENAARAAEARTKLIAAHGSAVKALKTASNAMNAAAAQSREADRMLAADRAGKRVSDYGPVKVEIARQVGIAEDASRQAQVAALQAKVQADVLVDTGLTHGVQWSEVASGIAGAADAAAKAAATAQHAVDASAADAAGLNAKNQAELHEQQAKKWRANAEEHAKAAARLAEAAAKQAKIAADAAAKSRQARIAAEQAEKEAWEHARKTRDARIEAQRQARIAAEQRAIAERERDLAAAARARAERERDIAAAARARAEAEARTASARRADAQAAAAVAAQKRATAQTQEGIAAKADEQARGEETKARTARNKAVEAERVHNAEAARARATEAMAAKAAGTEHAETARAAATEARSAANAAGTAAGTARGAADQASAAAVRSRSAAIEAAGAAARARAAAAEATAHAARANAAANKAEAAAFAANAAANRAEAEAALTRAAAQRANAQAAEATAQEARAGIAAHEASRLAGLAAVHANQSLQAANRTRDEADGATREAAMARLQSTIALQAAASARTTAAGIADPANTAIALTAPFTGTDVDADFAAEVAKAAQVMGQAEVTKADSRAAEAVKAAEAAEAAAKRANAQVAPAFKAAAAAARSSADAARSSAAAMKSAAQAAEDGAKARAAAARANEADAQAQADAKLARQAANQAFADAAAARNAATQAEAEAARARGAAADAENHAAAANSAANLAEQEASVAQGAAAQAEKDATDANKFAESAEKHATSAETAAKNAGTYAKEADEAAKKAEEYQRELERKEREEAAKSKENGDPYSLDEAERKALEAAGISPAEYEAARALSQQNLLDYLKENGAELLVELAAEEIKECWDDPDIPTCLWAVVNNLPWTKAASLVTKLPKLGKAILGIKDFLDKSAKAKKLVDKGEEILDDVWKKLPACATDKKKNGAAARSSAWSAADGKRRSFVMTADGDDPGSLGLKREEYIAKLLGGKVAKDDKGQDIKIVMPNVGSSGLDVIGPNGEYVYVGGGAKAANPSKFGKALKINKYAADEAGVKAIYYLADNTPESAIKQAKKVFGEENVHIFTLPSC, from the coding sequence GTGAGGGGAAGATTCCGGCCCAGAGCCGAAGGGCTGCGCGTGGGCGTGGCCACGCACGTACGAAAGGCCGTGTCCGCGGCGATCGCCGTGGCGGTGCTGGGCACCGTCACCGGCGAGGCCGCCGCCGCGACCTCCGTACGCACCGAGCAGGCGTCGCTGACTCGGACGCTCCAGTCGCTGGACCGGCTCGCGGCGGCGGTGACGCCGCAGAGCGACCCGGCCCCGGCCCCTGCCGCCACGTCCGAACTCGACCGCATCAGCGACGAGCGCGATCGGCAACTGGTCGAGGACTTTGCGGAGTTCGACGAGGAGGAGGAAGTCCGCGAGGCCGCCAGGAAGGCGCTGGAGAGCACCGACCCGGACGCCATCCGCACCTTCCTGGAGCGCGGGGAGGCCGAGGCGCGCCAGCGCGCCAAGGACAAGCGTGCCGACGTCGACACGGGGAACCGCCGCCAGATCGAGGGGCTGCGCGGCACCGGCGGCCCGTTCTTCAACGCGGAGGTCGAGCGCGTCCTGAAGGGTACGGCGCAGGACCGCGCGGACTTCCTGGCCTTCGGCGCCGACATCGCCCGGCAGCGGGACAAGGCGACCGAGCAGAACGAGAAGGAACGCGCGGCGGAGAACCGCAAGCGGGTCGAGATGCTCGTGGCCGTGGGCGGCCCCGAGGTGAAGAGGGCCGCGCAGGCCGCCCTGGACACCGGCGACGACAAGGCGATCGCCGAGTTCCTGGACAAGGGCTACCTGGTCGCCGCGCAGAAGGACGCGGACGACCGGGCGGCCCACGAGAAGGCGCAGAAGGAGGCGCTGGAGGCGGCGGAGCGGCTGCGGAAGCTGGCGGAGAACGCCGCCCGTGCCGCCGAGGCCCGTACCAAGCTGATCGCCGCGCACGGAAGCGCGGTGAAGGCGCTCAAGACCGCGTCGAACGCGATGAACGCGGCGGCCGCGCAGTCGCGCGAGGCCGACCGGATGCTTGCGGCCGACCGGGCCGGAAAGCGCGTCTCCGACTACGGGCCGGTCAAGGTGGAGATTGCCCGCCAGGTCGGTATCGCCGAGGACGCGTCCAGGCAGGCGCAGGTCGCGGCTCTGCAGGCCAAGGTGCAGGCGGATGTGCTGGTCGACACCGGGCTGACCCACGGCGTCCAGTGGTCGGAGGTCGCCTCCGGTATCGCGGGTGCGGCGGACGCGGCGGCCAAGGCGGCGGCCACCGCGCAGCACGCGGTGGACGCCTCGGCCGCCGACGCCGCCGGGCTGAACGCCAAGAACCAGGCCGAACTGCACGAGCAGCAGGCCAAGAAGTGGCGGGCGAACGCCGAGGAGCATGCGAAGGCCGCGGCCCGGCTCGCCGAGGCGGCGGCCAAGCAGGCGAAGATCGCGGCCGATGCGGCGGCCAAGTCCCGCCAGGCCCGGATCGCCGCCGAGCAGGCCGAGAAGGAGGCGTGGGAGCACGCCCGCAAGACGCGGGACGCGCGGATCGAGGCACAGCGCCAGGCACGGATCGCCGCCGAACAGCGGGCCATCGCCGAACGCGAGCGTGACCTCGCGGCGGCCGCCCGGGCGCGTGCGGAGCGGGAACGGGACATCGCCGCGGCGGCACGAGCACGTGCCGAAGCCGAGGCCCGTACCGCCTCCGCCCGCCGGGCCGACGCCCAGGCCGCCGCCGCCGTGGCGGCACAGAAGCGGGCCACCGCGCAGACCCAGGAGGGCATCGCCGCCAAGGCCGACGAACAGGCCCGGGGCGAGGAGACCAAGGCCCGCACCGCCCGCAACAAGGCGGTCGAGGCCGAACGCGTCCACAACGCCGAAGCGGCCAGGGCCCGGGCGACCGAGGCGATGGCCGCCAAGGCCGCAGGCACCGAGCACGCCGAGACCGCCCGCGCGGCGGCCACCGAGGCGCGCTCCGCGGCCAATGCCGCCGGCACGGCGGCCGGTACGGCACGGGGCGCGGCCGACCAGGCGTCGGCCGCGGCGGTACGTTCCCGCTCGGCGGCCATCGAGGCTGCCGGAGCGGCGGCACGCGCCCGCGCGGCGGCCGCCGAGGCCACCGCGCACGCGGCACGCGCCAACGCCGCCGCCAACAAGGCCGAAGCGGCCGCCTTCGCGGCGAACGCGGCGGCGAACCGGGCCGAGGCCGAGGCCGCGCTCACCCGCGCCGCCGCGCAGCGGGCCAATGCCCAGGCGGCCGAGGCCACCGCGCAGGAAGCCCGCGCGGGCATCGCGGCCCACGAGGCGTCCCGGCTGGCCGGACTGGCCGCCGTCCACGCCAACCAGTCGCTCCAGGCGGCCAACCGCACCCGTGACGAGGCCGACGGCGCCACCCGTGAGGCGGCGATGGCCCGCCTCCAGTCCACGATCGCGCTCCAGGCCGCCGCGTCGGCCCGTACCACCGCGGCCGGCATCGCCGACCCGGCGAACACCGCCATCGCGCTCACCGCGCCGTTCACCGGCACCGACGTCGACGCCGACTTCGCCGCCGAGGTGGCCAAGGCCGCCCAGGTGATGGGCCAGGCCGAGGTCACCAAGGCCGACTCCAGGGCGGCCGAGGCGGTCAAGGCCGCCGAGGCCGCCGAAGCCGCCGCCAAGCGGGCCAACGCCCAGGTCGCCCCGGCGTTCAAGGCGGCTGCAGCCGCCGCCCGTTCCTCCGCCGACGCGGCCCGCTCCTCGGCGGCGGCGATGAAGTCCGCCGCCCAGGCGGCCGAGGACGGCGCCAAGGCCCGGGCCGCCGCGGCACGGGCCAACGAGGCCGACGCCCAGGCCCAGGCCGACGCCAAGCTCGCCCGCCAGGCCGCCAACCAGGCGTTCGCCGACGCGGCCGCCGCCCGCAACGCCGCCACCCAGGCGGAGGCCGAGGCCGCCCGCGCCCGGGGCGCCGCCGCCGACGCCGAGAACCACGCGGCCGCCGCCAACAGCGCCGCGAACCTGGCCGAGCAGGAAGCGAGCGTCGCCCAGGGCGCCGCCGCCCAGGCGGAGAAGGACGCCACCGACGCGAACAAGTTCGCCGAGTCCGCCGAGAAGCACGCCACCTCCGCCGAGACGGCCGCCAAGAACGCCGGCACGTACGCCAAGGAGGCCGACGAGGCCGCCAAGAAGGCCGAGGAGTACCAGCGCGAGCTGGAGCGCAAGGAGCGCGAGGAGGCCGCCAAGAGCAAGGAGAACGGCGACCCCTACTCCCTGGACGAGGCGGAGCGCAAGGCTCTCGAAGCCGCGGGCATCAGTCCGGCCGAGTACGAGGCTGCCCGGGCGCTGTCACAGCAGAACCTCCTCGACTACCTCAAGGAGAACGGCGCCGAACTCCTCGTCGAACTCGCCGCCGAGGAGATCAAGGAATGCTGGGACGACCCCGACATCCCGACCTGCCTCTGGGCAGTCGTCAACAACCTGCCCTGGACGAAGGCAGCCTCCCTGGTCACCAAGCTCCCGAAGCTCGGCAAGGCCATCTTGGGCATCAAGGACTTCCTCGACAAGTCGGCCAAGGCGAAGAAGCTCGTCGACAAGGGCGAGGAGATCCTCGACGACGTATGGAAAAAGCTGCCGGCCTGTGCAACGGACAAGAAGAAGAACGGTGCCGCAGCACGCTCGTCCGCGTGGTCCGCGGCGGACGGCAAGCGCCGGTCGTTCGTGATGACGGCCGACGGCGATGATCCGGGAAGTCTGGGCCTCAAGCGCGAGGAGTACATCGCTAAGCTGCTCGGCGGCAAGGTCGCCAAGGACGACAAGGGCCAGGACATCAAGATCGTCATGCCCAACGTCGGTTCGAGCGGCCTCGATGTCATCGGACCGAACGGTGAATACGTCTACGTGGGCGGAGGCGCCAAGGCAGCCAATCCGTCCAAGTTCGGAAAGGCCCTCAAGATCAACAAGTACGCGGCCGACGAGGCGGGTGTGAAAGCGATCTACTACCTGGCCGACAACACACCGGAGTCGGCCATCAAGCAGGCCAAGAAGGTATTCGGAGAAGAGAATGTGCACATCTTCACGCTGCCGAGCTGCTAG
- a CDS encoding RICIN domain-containing protein, translating into MSRTIRALLTAGAAVAVLAGTATAVQADEDPTRATASDAADAARQAAAAAAEAVARAQVPQQAVTFTAAHSGKCLKTEGGRTTDGINVQQYACNGTDSQKWNAVATRGGTFELRNAKSGKCLEIQGKSVKTGAAVQQFACGQGDHQRWRMILVDPVRKMYELQPAHAEGMCVDVPGQKQDNGIDAQLYSCNRTLAQLWQVRPVA; encoded by the coding sequence ATGTCTCGGACCATCCGGGCCCTCCTGACCGCGGGGGCGGCCGTCGCCGTCCTCGCCGGCACGGCCACCGCCGTCCAGGCCGACGAAGACCCCACCAGGGCCACCGCCTCGGACGCCGCCGACGCGGCCCGCCAGGCCGCGGCCGCCGCCGCGGAGGCCGTCGCCCGTGCCCAGGTGCCGCAGCAGGCCGTCACCTTCACCGCAGCCCACAGCGGCAAGTGCCTCAAGACCGAGGGCGGCAGGACCACGGACGGCATCAACGTCCAGCAGTACGCCTGCAACGGCACCGACTCCCAGAAGTGGAACGCCGTCGCCACCCGCGGCGGAACCTTCGAGCTCCGCAACGCCAAGAGCGGCAAGTGCCTGGAGATCCAGGGGAAGAGCGTCAAGACCGGCGCGGCGGTCCAGCAGTTCGCCTGCGGCCAGGGGGACCACCAGCGCTGGCGGATGATCCTGGTCGACCCGGTGCGCAAGATGTACGAGCTCCAGCCCGCGCATGCCGAGGGAATGTGCGTCGACGTGCCCGGCCAGAAGCAGGACAACGGCATCGACGCCCAGCTCTACAGCTGCAACCGCACCCTCGCCCAGCTGTGGCAGGTCCGGCCGGTCGCGTGA
- a CDS encoding ABC transporter ATP-binding protein — MSTQEVTTLATTVAKAVQDATAVTHAARIEHVSKSFPAPGTPGGQQLVLDDITLDVAPGEFVTLLGASGCGKSTLLNLVAGLDLPSAGSIGTEGRPALMFQEHALFPWLTAGKNIELALKLRGVAKAERRAEAERLLELVRLQGAHGKRVHELSGGMRQRVALARALAQDSRLLLMDEPFAALDAITRDVLHDELTRIWHETGLSVLFVTHNVREAVKLAQRVVLLSSRPGRIAREWTVGIPQPRRIEDSAVAELSAEITEELRREIRRHGQH; from the coding sequence ATGAGTACCCAGGAGGTGACGACCTTGGCCACCACGGTCGCCAAGGCTGTCCAGGACGCCACGGCGGTGACGCACGCCGCCCGTATCGAGCACGTCTCGAAGTCCTTCCCCGCTCCGGGCACGCCCGGCGGGCAGCAGCTCGTGCTGGACGACATCACGCTCGATGTCGCACCGGGCGAGTTCGTCACCCTCCTGGGTGCCTCCGGCTGCGGCAAGTCCACCCTGCTCAACCTGGTCGCGGGACTGGACCTGCCGTCCGCCGGCTCCATCGGCACGGAGGGCCGGCCCGCCCTGATGTTCCAGGAGCACGCCCTGTTCCCCTGGCTGACCGCGGGCAAGAACATCGAACTCGCGCTGAAGCTGCGCGGGGTCGCCAAGGCGGAGCGCCGCGCCGAGGCGGAACGACTGCTGGAACTCGTACGCCTGCAGGGCGCGCACGGCAAGCGGGTGCACGAACTGTCCGGCGGTATGCGTCAGCGCGTCGCCCTGGCCCGGGCGCTCGCGCAGGACAGCCGGCTGCTGCTGATGGACGAACCGTTCGCAGCGCTGGACGCCATCACCCGTGACGTGCTGCACGACGAGCTGACCCGTATCTGGCACGAGACGGGACTGTCGGTGCTGTTCGTCACGCACAACGTGCGCGAGGCGGTGAAGCTGGCGCAGCGGGTGGTGCTGCTGTCCTCCCGGCCGGGACGGATCGCCCGGGAGTGGACCGTCGGCATCCCGCAGCCGCGCCGCATCGAGGACAGCGCGGTCGCCGAGCTGTCCGCCGAGATCACCGAAGAACTGCGCAGGGAGATCCGCCGCCATGGCCAGCACTGA
- a CDS encoding RICIN domain-containing protein, whose product MSRIARSALAVAAGVAALAGTVTVAVADETRPEPTPAPTAVATSAVDAADARAAAVAASAPSAVQLRAVHSDKCLTTPNASLRNGVNSVQSACVADAENQRIDLVPTGAGTFELRFGHSGKCLDAEGAGTKSGTAVQQWWCVGAQNQRWRMVMVDITKEAYELRPAHAPLTSNLCVDIESASKTDGAFARLWACNGTPAQQWRIHPVTAA is encoded by the coding sequence ATGTCCCGGATCGCCCGATCCGCCCTGGCCGTCGCGGCCGGTGTTGCCGCGCTCGCCGGCACCGTGACCGTCGCCGTCGCCGACGAGACGCGCCCCGAGCCGACCCCCGCCCCCACCGCCGTGGCCACGTCCGCAGTGGACGCCGCCGACGCCCGCGCCGCCGCGGTCGCGGCCTCGGCGCCCTCGGCTGTCCAGCTCAGGGCCGTGCACAGCGACAAGTGCCTCACCACTCCCAACGCCAGCCTCCGCAACGGCGTCAACAGCGTCCAGTCGGCCTGCGTCGCGGACGCCGAGAACCAGCGCATCGACCTGGTGCCCACCGGCGCCGGCACCTTCGAGCTGCGCTTCGGGCACAGCGGCAAGTGCCTCGACGCGGAGGGCGCCGGCACCAAGAGCGGCACGGCCGTCCAGCAGTGGTGGTGCGTCGGAGCGCAGAACCAGCGCTGGCGCATGGTGATGGTCGACATCACCAAGGAGGCGTACGAACTGCGGCCCGCCCACGCCCCCCTCACCTCGAACCTCTGCGTGGACATCGAGTCAGCGAGCAAGACGGACGGCGCCTTCGCCCGGCTGTGGGCCTGCAACGGCACGCCCGCCCAGCAGTGGCGCATCCACCCGGTCACGGCCGCCTGA